The Accipiter gentilis chromosome 14, bAccGen1.1, whole genome shotgun sequence genome contains a region encoding:
- the LOC126045639 gene encoding LOW QUALITY PROTEIN: U6 snRNA-associated Sm-like protein LSm5 (The sequence of the model RefSeq protein was modified relative to this genomic sequence to represent the inferred CDS: inserted 1 base in 1 codon) has translation MRCSAYNPSTCRSRGKEDLSEGGADPLRPPGCSVLFFFAELVDKCIGSRICIVMKSDXEVVGTLLGFDDSVGTVIEDVTEFEITPEGRRITKLDQILLNGNNITMVCKGITGFVKHSIGWFVHGLLTHEFLPA, from the exons ATGAGGTGCAGCGCCTACAATCCTTCCACCTGCCGCTCCCGAGGGAAAGAAGACTTATCCGAAGGGGGGGCTGACCCCCTGAGGCCGCCGGGCTGTTCGG ttttgtttttctttgcagagctCGTGGACAAATGCATAGGTTCACGCATTTGTATTGTAATGAAGAGTG AAGAAGTTGTTGGAACGCTTCTAGGATTTGATGACTCTGTCG gtACAGTgatagaagacgttacagaatt tgagattacacctgagggcagaagaatcacaaagctagaccagattttgctaaatggaaataacataacaatg gtgtgcaagggaatcactggctttgttaagcacTCCATAGGCTGGTTCGTACATGGGCTTTTAACTCATGAGTTTTTGCCTGCGTAA